In one Butyrivibrio proteoclasticus B316 genomic region, the following are encoded:
- a CDS encoding oxidoreductase codes for MKQEYEALFTPWKIRNLEIKNRIVLAPMGGTCIFGWMEPGGSHFDKEAARLLLKIAKHDCGLVIPGIAPVKDMLGGKWLYQNPGKFKQLAGFMDQVHETGAKMFVQLTAGFGRSFALTDPLAMLIRNKALGTVAKPYIDPEYLTAAPSVLPNRWADDIMTRPLTVDEIHQIVYAFGETARLCKEAGVDGIEVHAVHEGYLLDQFTLGYTNHRTDEYGGSFENRYRFAVEIVKEIKKKCGDDFPVSLRYSVRSMTKAFQYGAMPGEKFDEIGRDMEESEKAAKYLQDAGYDMLNCDNGTYDAWYWAHPPQYMPQNCNLEDVTHIKKFVDIPVVCAGKMEPKAGAKAIEAGDIDAMAVGRQFLADPKWVAKLERGREDDIRPCICCHTACFNLTKHGNSANDQDLSESAGMCKCAVNPRSMQSKKYRVIPAKEPKKIAIIGGGIGGMEAARILALRGHDPVIYEKSSELGGVFIAAAAPEFKEKDKALIEWQKRQLKKLGVEIHMNTEVRADSLPQADEYIIATGAEANRIPIPGAADYAMDATDYLLGKKEVGKDVVIIGGGLTGCEIALDLFRKGKNPQIVEMKDDLIAVKNMCLANTSYLRDCFKTNKVPVYLKASVKEIKDNSVEIITGDGRNKTLPADSVIMSVGYHATPLIQPAKNVHLLGDCKKVGNVRSAVWGAWDIAMNI; via the coding sequence TTGAAGCAGGAATATGAAGCACTGTTTACGCCCTGGAAGATCAGGAATCTTGAGATCAAGAACAGAATAGTCCTGGCGCCTATGGGTGGAACATGTATTTTCGGCTGGATGGAGCCGGGAGGAAGTCATTTTGATAAAGAGGCTGCAAGACTTCTTCTCAAGATTGCCAAGCATGACTGCGGCCTTGTTATTCCGGGAATTGCTCCGGTAAAAGATATGCTGGGCGGCAAATGGTTATATCAGAACCCGGGAAAGTTTAAGCAGTTGGCAGGATTTATGGATCAGGTTCATGAGACAGGCGCCAAGATGTTTGTACAGTTAACCGCAGGATTTGGCAGGTCTTTTGCCCTGACCGATCCACTTGCTATGCTCATCAGGAACAAGGCCTTAGGGACAGTTGCCAAGCCTTATATTGACCCTGAATATCTTACGGCTGCACCTTCAGTTCTTCCTAACAGATGGGCTGATGATATCATGACAAGACCCCTTACAGTTGACGAGATTCATCAGATTGTGTATGCATTTGGTGAGACTGCCAGACTGTGCAAGGAGGCAGGAGTAGATGGTATAGAGGTTCACGCTGTTCATGAAGGGTATCTTCTTGACCAGTTTACTCTTGGTTATACTAATCACAGAACTGATGAATATGGCGGCTCTTTTGAAAACAGATACCGTTTTGCGGTAGAAATAGTTAAGGAAATCAAGAAAAAGTGCGGAGATGATTTCCCTGTTTCGCTGCGTTATTCGGTTCGCTCGATGACAAAGGCATTCCAGTATGGTGCAATGCCGGGTGAGAAATTTGATGAAATTGGAAGAGACATGGAAGAGTCAGAAAAGGCTGCCAAGTATCTTCAGGATGCCGGTTATGATATGCTCAACTGTGACAATGGCACTTATGATGCCTGGTACTGGGCACATCCACCACAGTATATGCCTCAGAACTGCAATCTTGAGGATGTTACACATATCAAGAAATTCGTAGATATCCCTGTTGTTTGCGCAGGTAAGATGGAACCAAAGGCCGGAGCCAAGGCTATTGAAGCCGGTGATATCGATGCTATGGCAGTTGGACGACAGTTCCTTGCAGATCCTAAGTGGGTTGCCAAGCTTGAGAGAGGCAGAGAGGATGATATCCGTCCATGCATCTGTTGCCATACGGCTTGCTTTAATCTGACCAAGCATGGTAACAGCGCTAATGATCAGGACCTCTCCGAATCAGCAGGAATGTGCAAGTGCGCAGTTAATCCTCGTAGCATGCAGAGTAAGAAATATCGTGTAATACCTGCCAAGGAACCCAAGAAGATTGCTATCATTGGCGGTGGTATAGGCGGAATGGAAGCAGCAAGAATTCTTGCTCTTCGCGGACATGACCCTGTGATCTATGAGAAGAGTAGCGAACTTGGCGGAGTATTTATTGCAGCTGCAGCTCCGGAATTCAAGGAGAAGGATAAAGCCCTTATTGAGTGGCAGAAGAGACAGCTCAAAAAACTTGGTGTCGAGATTCACATGAATACAGAGGTTAGAGCAGATTCTCTTCCCCAGGCAGATGAGTACATCATTGCTACAGGAGCAGAGGCAAATCGCATTCCTATACCCGGGGCAGCTGACTATGCGATGGATGCCACAGATTATCTGCTTGGCAAAAAAGAAGTTGGCAAAGATGTTGTTATTATCGGCGGTGGCCTTACGGGATGTGAAATTGCTCTTGATCTTTTCAGAAAGGGCAAAAATCCTCAGATAGTTGAGATGAAGGATGATCTTATTGCTGTCAAGAATATGTGCCTTGCCAATACAAGTTACCTTCGTGACTGCTTTAAGACAAACAAGGTTCCTGTTTATCTCAAGGCTTCTGTTAAAGAGATTAAGGATAACAGCGTAGAAATCATTACAGGTGATGGAAGAAATAAGACTCTTCCTGCAGATAGTGTTATCATGTCAGTCGGATATCATGCAACACCTCTAATTCAGCCAGCCAAGAATGTACACCTTCTCGGTGATTGCAAGAAGGTTGGAAATGTCAGAAGTGCAGTATGGGGCGCCTGGGATATTGCTATGAATATTTGA